A segment of the Panicum hallii strain FIL2 chromosome 1, PHallii_v3.1, whole genome shotgun sequence genome:
ccggcggccgcctGGAGCCcccctaccccccccccccccccccccccgccgccgcccgccgccacgGCCCGCCAcacccgccgccggcggccgccagGAGCACCCCCGCCAGAATCGCTCCTCTGTTTTTGTTGATGATGAAATAGGTGGTAAGCTCACCCCTAACAAATGAGAGTAACCACACTCACCtggctctccaaccaaacacagaaTGGAACTGTTCCACTCTAGCGCACTCTCTAACCATACAAAAAATGGAACGGCTCCGTTCTCCTTACCAAACGTAGAACGGAACGGCTCCATTCTCAGAAATTGGAATGGAACCGTTCCATTCAAGTTGGTTCCCCAACCAAACGGACCCTTACTCCGGTGGTGAGTACTAACAGTTGTTGCTTGTTTGTACAGTTGCAACGGAAGGCCGAAACTTGTGCTGAGGAATTCCTTCGAGAACATGGAAGCCTGATGTCTGAACCGGAAGTCTCTGTCCCTATGAACACTGATGGACCTTCCAGCGCGGAAGCCGAAGCGCAATAGGGCAAAATGGCTCccgatggcggcggcgacgcgctTGGTTCTCCTTCGAATACTGGGGAGGTGTGAGGAGAGTGGAACATTTTAATTTAGGACTGAGGTTGTAATATTCTTTTGATACTAACACCTTCGGCCTGCGCAAGACCCTGCGGTGGAACCTGCGCGGGTTACCGAAGGTATTCTGTCTATCACTATGAATCGCGATGACTTCTTCATGACTGGGGAAAGCTGGGCAAAATTTTGCATCCCTCTATTtcctttgatgacttttagatTATCAAGCTCCGTAGTTATGAATGACTAAGGGTGGATATCAAGCCACCTTGGCACGGCTCAGCTCAGCTTGAGCTGGCTCGTTATGATAACCAGctagctcggctcggctcgttatcGAGACGAGCTAGAAATTGGGCTTGGCTCGGCTCGTTTGCAAGCTCTAGCTGGCTCAGTTAGCTTGTGAGCCAGCTCAAAAACAGCATAGCCTGTCCATGGCAGTAGGCAGCAACCTGCAGGGAGCGAGGGCTCGAGGCGGCGGAACCATAGGCAGCTCGACCAGAGCTAGGCGCGGTGGGCAGGATGGCTTGGCGGCGGGGTCGTCGAGCAGCCGGAGCTAGGCGCAGGTCTGCTGCCtaactgttatcgccataatttgactggaccagaggatgggccgagagcaacatgggctgaaggagatcatcgtgACGGTTtacgaatcggcttctgtgcaaTCGTATTAAGGGTCGGGATGGTCATGTGTTTaataaggatagtttaaatatagtaagttagagattgtatcgtaatcagctaggattaGTTAAAAAgataagtctccggactataaatatgtattatGAGATTCAATAATAAGCATCCAACATTCACAataaactctcggcgcatcgccacccctttcccaagggtttctccaggtaatcgacatgctgctccgatcatgctccgcatggtcggagcagcgtcgtatttatctgcttatctttgtgtttcttgtgctgaagcgttgttgatggcgagtaacgctagttatcttaaacgattatgatactgcattagtTCTTAATAGTATGTCTTTGCTCTGCTttctgttcgtaatcgtttagctgccttTGTGCGTGATCctaggtgcaagggcagcaccttgctctgttctcaATTAGTAGAtttaatctgttatggtaattcTTTGTATTACAAGGATTTGGTTTAATATcggtatgattaggcccttcaaacgggttgaatgttccggctgcatgtctggtgttttatggtaatctaaggagggattgttccgggaatcggcttattagttggtttttaggtctctttttgggttagcgtcttgttatctttcatgttcgttaggcttaaccatgcataggatgttccggttacacggtgaagacttttactgtcgtagattggattagcttgatgattatagagcatgcttttatccttTGGAAATACACTTAGATATGACAAACAGCTCTTTAGATGGGGAGGAAGGTCAAAGTAACTAAGCAGCAAAATTCTTTTCATCTTATCAATGGGAGAATCTTTGTCAGCTGCAGCAGAAATGGACTTCAATGTATTGCCCCAGGCTTCAGTCGTTTTGCTTCTGTTTGCTAATAAACCAGCTATACTGATTATGCCACCACATTTCCTCAAAATTTCACTGGATACCTCCCTCAAATCATGGGGGCAATCTTCACTTGAGCAAATAGTCTCTTAAAGAATAATCTGTGAGAGTCGTCATCACTAAGTGGCTTTGCTTCGTACATTTGTTCAGCAATACCAGCACTACATGATTTGGCTACTTCTTTAATGCGTGTTGTAGTAATTATTCTGCTTCCATTGTCATTGAGCGGTAATGCAGATCGCACACTCTCCCGTGCTAATACATCCCAAATATCATCAATCAAGATGAAATACCTGCATGCATTGGTTGCGGAATCGTGTTAGTAACGCCAACACAATTATTTGACATATAGAGCATGTCCTGGTACAGGAGATAGTTGGCCATTCGGGCCGCCCGGCACGGCACAGCCCAGGCCCGACTCAGCCCGGCATGATTAGGCCCGGTCCGATTGGCCTGATTACTTATTCGTGCCGGGCCGGGCCAGCCTACGTGCTGAGACCTCGGTCCAGGCAAGCAATGGAGGACTTTTAGCCGTGTCGGGCTGGCCCGACGGCCAGATTGGCCCATTAAGCACTGCAGGCACAAGGAGGACCCGAGCCGGCTGTGCCACCGCGTGGGGAGGAGCTGCCGGTCGCGCCACCGCACGGGGAGGAGATGGCGACAGCGCCGGAAGCGGCGTGGAGAGCGGAGGGAAGGAGCTGGCGACGCTAGCCCCAGCCAtggcgcgaggaggaggagagggggcagcaccggccgccgcggcatgaggaggagaggaggtggcggcgccgCCGCAACACGGGGGGAGACGAGGTGGCCTGCCAGCCGCGGTtcgggaggagaggagggggcggcgccggccgcggtgcaggggaggagggggcggcgacGGCTGGGGCCCGGAGGAGGAGGCAACGCTTGCGGCCGCATGAAGAGAGGGGTTGTGCCGGCCGCGGCCCGAAGGAGGAGGCAACGCTGGTGGCGGcccagaggaggagggggcggcgctggctgCCAGCTGAGGGAGGGGCGGCGTGAGGAGGGCggagggaggggcggcggcggctgctgctgggAGAGGAAAAGGAGGCAGGCTAGCAGCAAGAGTTTGGAAAATTTGTAGTATATATATGTGGGCTGATATATAGTAATCAGGTCGAGATCGGGCCGACCATCTAATCGGCCCGTGCCGTGCCGGCCCACGGGCTAAGGGAGCGCCCAGGCACGGCATGAGGCCCATACCAGGCTAGCCCGGGCCCGATTAAAATCGTGCCGGGCCAAAAAGTCGTACCTTGGGCTGGCCCACGGGTCTCGGGCCGGATGGAAAACTATGGTACAAGATATCAGAGAAATGTAAGAGGATTGATCGTAGTGGCGTATTTTTGTATGGGTACAAATatattacagccttccaaaTAGTATGTACCACATTAGAACACTTGGAGTCACACTCAAAGACATGAAGCCTGATGTTCAAATACTTAATGtttaaagaaaaaaatatatctaGAAATTTTTTTGAATGTTTGTTTTAAATATATCTAGAAAATTTACGTTGACATTGCAGAAGAAATATTAATCTTGGTTACCTCTTGTCCATTAGGTATTCTCTGATTGTGCGTCTGAGCTGCTCGGTCTCCCAGCTTTGCGACTGCTCGAACATGCTCTTGTTTATTTGAGACAGTATATCTCTAAGAAGCTTCTTCATATCTGGAGTTTGAGATACGGACACGAAAGCCCTGCAATCAAATGGTCCTGAGATTTTGCGGTACACCTCCATGGCGAGAGTGGTCTTCCCCTGCCCAGCGGTTCCATAGATGGACACCACCTTGTGCCGCTTCTCTTCTCCAGCTTTCAGCAACTCCATGATCTCCCCGCGAGGATCATCCATCCCCACGAGATCCCTCGCCTCCTGGAAGAGTGCAGGTGCTCGAGGGTCCAAGCACACTTGTCGATGACGTGTTGAGGCGGCGAGGCACTGGCACTGATGGATGTCGTAGCGTTTGGCCCGCTCGCTCTGCTCTATCGCAAGGCTCTTGAGTTCTTGGATCTCCTCCGCTAATCCCCGGTCCTGCAACAAGATCTTCACCTTCCGCACGGCCTTGCGCACGCAGTTGGCCTTGGAACCTCCATGGCTGCGATTGAGCATGAAGCGGTCGATGCAATCCTCGATGTCGAGGGATAGCTCACGCACCTTGTTCCTCCAATCTTTGGTCTGTCCGTCGATCTGGTCGTCGTCCTTCTCCGCGAGCTCCTGCAGCACGGCGTCCATGGTGCTCAGCTCGTCCATCAGGGACCTGATCCCGCGCCTGACCTTTCCAGCGAGCTGGTAGTTCTCGCCGAGCATGGCGGCCAGCTTGCCGATGAAGGAGCCCATCGCggacgcggcggcgctcgccACCATTTCGGCCATCTCGATCGACTCGCAAGCAATCGCTCTAGCTAGCTGAATGCTACCTATATAGCTTGGTTGTTTGAGAGGGGAAGGGCGCTTCAATTTCCTATTTAACTATTGCTTGCTGCATTGCATACGACGATGGCGCAAATAATGGGATTACATTTGTGCGCATCTTCCGCGAAGTTTCGTTCCACTTTCTCTCCGCCATCCCAGTTTATGTTTTTCTTTTCCGGCCATCTCGACTCGTCCACATCCATTGTGTCATCTTTTAACAAAAATACTCATTCCTGTGCTGCTAGGTTTACTAATTCCTGTCAACGGTTGGCATGCACAGACAGTAGCTCGCACGCGATCGAACAGAGCTAACGGCCCCCTCCTCCGAGAGCCGTCCCCAACTGTCTCACCTCCGGAGTCTCCCAGATCTAGCACCACCGCCCCCTCCTCTCCATCTCTCTAGCGTTCTTCGGTGACGAAAGGAGAGGAGCGGCCACCCTGTTAGCCCCTAGATATAAATATAGCTAGTAGATCAAAGTTCTCCCGGATAGGAAAGTCCTCCCTTGCTCCGGCTGGCGGCGGCACTGTCATCATCCTCGTCTTTGCCGTGACTGGCGCTGACGACTTAGGAGCAAAGATGAGTCGAAATAAAATAAATCATCTCATCTCCTCCCTCTCCATCCGAGCAGATCTCTCCGTCCTCACTTCCGTTCATCTCCATCCCGATCTGCTCGCTTCGTCGCCAGTGATGGCCGTGCCCTGCATGCTTGTGGCAGTTGTGCCTGTCGTAGCCGCCCGAGGTCTCTGGCGGGACCGAGGCGGTGCTTCCCCTACCCCTGGTGCCGGTCGCGCCGTTGGTGGCGGAGGGCGCTCGTCGCCTTTGCTGCTTCCCCACTGTGGCGGCGGCGTGTTTCGTGTCCTGGCCGGCGTCCGCCGTCTCCCACGGTGTTGTGGCCGCTGATGCAGCACCATCTTCAGGCCCATGCTCGCTGGGCGGGTACGGCTACGGATTGCCGTGGCCACCCTCGTGCTCCTTCGAGCACAGGTGCCGCCGCTGCGACCTCCGCTGCGGCTATCGTCGGTCTCGACCTCGATCCTCCACCGGCCAACAACGCTGCCTTCTCCTCCGCCATCCGTCCTCAAGCAGCAACTACTTCACACCATGCAGGTCATCCCACTAATCATCAGGAGCCGTGCTACCACCCCCAAGTTTGTTGACGGTCATNNNNNNNNNNNNNNNNNNNNNNNNNNNNNNNNNNNNNNNNNNNNNNNNNNNNNNNNNNNNNNNNNNNNNNN
Coding sequences within it:
- the LOC112884471 gene encoding disease resistance protein RPP13-like, producing MVASAAASAMGSFIGKLAAMLGENYQLAGKVRRGIRSLMDELSTMDAVLQELAEKDDDQIDGQTKDWRNKVRELSLDIEDCIDRFMLNRSHGGSKANCVRKAVRKVKILLQDRGLAEEIQELKSLAIEQSERAKRYDIHQCQCLAASTRHRQVCLDPRAPALFQEARDLVGMDDPRGEIMELLKAGEEKRHKVVSIYGTAGQGKTTLAMEVYRKISGPFDCRAFVSVSQTPDMKKLLRDILSQINKSMFEQSQSWETEQLRRTIREYLMDKR